The segment CGGTCGGCGCCGCGTCGCCCGTCACTAGCGGACGGGTCGCGTCGTCGAGCGGCGCATCCTCGTCGCCATTTTTGCCAGGCATGGGATCATTCTGATTATTCACGATATCCCTTTCATTTGTGCGTATGAGGGGCACGTTTTGTGCAGATTTATTCTAGCGCGGGGCCTCCCGGCCGCGGCGGCCCTTCCACACTCCGACGCCGCCGACAGTTCTCTTGAATATTCCGACTGCCGATCACTATACGGGCCCGCTCCCCCTCACATTCATGAGTTGTGACGGGCAGGGCAGACGGCCGGCGCGAAAGGCCGGGCACAACGGCGTGCTCCCCGGAAGATGGATCTTAACAGTCCAACTTCCGGGGAGCACTTACTGTTGCGGGACCCTTTCAGCTGAGCCCTTTCAGCTGAGCCCCTCCGACTGCCCGCGAGCCGCAAGGCCCACCTACGCTTTACAGGTCGTTGAAGTGACGCACGTAGGTGCTCTCGTTGTCGATCGCCGCACGGCCAGCCTCCAGGCGAGCCACCGGCACGCGGAACGGCGAGCAGGAGACGTAGTTCAGGCCGACCTTCTCGAAGAAGTGGATCGAGTTCGGGTCGCCGCCGTGCTCTCCACACACGCCCATCTTCATGTTGGGCTTGGAGTGGCGACCACGCTGGACACCCATGTCGACCAGCGCGCCAACTCCACCGAGGTCGACCGACTCGAACGGCGAAATGCCGAACACGCCGTAGTCGAAGTACTCGTTGAAGAAGGTGCCCTCGACGTCGTCGCGCGAGAAGCCCCAGGTGGTCTGGGTCAGGTCGTTCGTGCCGAAGGAGAAGAAGTCGGACTCGGTGGCGATCGTGTCAGCCGACACGGCCGCGCGCGGCAGCTCGATCATGTTGCCGATCGGCAGGGACAGCTCCACGCCCGTCTCCTGCGAGACCTCGTCGATGACCTCGACGGCCATGTCGCGCACGATCTGCAGCTCACGCACCCCGCCGATGAGCGGGACCATGATCTCCGGCTTCGGATCCTTGCCTTCCTTCTTCAGGTGGGCGGCGGCCTCAGCAATCGCGCGCACCTGCAGACGGATCAGCCCCGGGATCTTCAGGCCGAGGCGCACGCCGCGCAGGCCCAGCATCGGGTTCTGCTCGTGGTGGGCCTTGACGGCGGCGAGCAGCTCGCGCTCCTCGTCAGTAATCTCCTCGCCCTTGGCCTCCTTGACCGCGAGCTTGACGGACAGGTCGGTCAGGTCGGGAAGGAACTCGTGCAACGGCGGGTCGATGAGGCGCACGGTGACCGGCAGGCCGTCCATCGCGTCGAAGATGCCGATGAAGTCCTCACGCTGGTAGGGCAGTAGCTCAGCCAGCGCCGCGGTCTGGGTCTGCTCGTCGTGGGCGAGGATCATCTTCTCGATCAGCTTGCGGCGCGACCCGAGGAACATGTGCTCGGTGCGGCACAGGCCGATGCCCTGGGCGCCGAAGGCGCGGGCGCGCTTGGCGTCCTCAGGAGAGTCAGCGTTGGCGCGCACAAGCATCCGGCGCTTCTCGTCGGCGTGGCTCATGATGCGGTCCACGGCGCCAACGAGGTCCTTGTCGTCGTCGGTGTGAGCCGCGGCGAGTCCGGCCTCGAGGCCCTCGGCCAGGTAGGTGGTGACCGGGGAGTCCGTGACGGGCACCTCGCCCTCGAAGATCTCGCCGGTGGTGCCGTCGATCGCGATGATGTCGCCGACCTTGAATTCCTTGCCGGTGGACTTGACCTTCATGGTGCCGGCCACCTCATCCACGAGGAGGTCGTCCGCGCCGACCACACAGCAGCGGCCCATGCCGCGCGCCACGACGGCCGCGTGCGAGGTCTTGCCGCCGCGGGCGGTGAGGATGCCCTCGGAGACCACCATGCCCTGGAGGTCTTCGGGGTTGGTTTCACGACGAACGAGCACCACCTTCGCGCCTGCCTGCGTGCGTGCCACCGCGGTGGCGTTGTCCATGACGATCTCGCCCACGGCCGCGCCGGGGGAGGCCGGCATGCCGCGGGTGATGGTGACCTTGGCGGCGTCCTTGTCGAACTGCGGGAAGAGCAGGGAGGTGAGCTGGTCGCCCGTCACGCGGGTGACGGCCTCGTCGCGGGTGATGAGACGCTCGTCGACGAGCTGGTCCGCCACGCGGAACGCCGCGGCCGGGGTGCGCTTGCCCACGCGGGTCTGCAACATCCACAGCTTGCCGCGCTGGACGGTGAACTCGATGTCGCACAGGTCGCGGTAGTGAATCTCGAGGCGGTCCATGATGGACAGCAGCTCATCGTAGGACTTCTTGTCGATCTCGCCGAGCGCGGAGAGCGGGAGGGTGTTGCGGATGCCCGCCACCACGTCCTCGCCCTGGGCGTTCTCGAGGTAGTCGCCGTAGACGCCCGAGTGGCCCGTGGAGGGGTCGCGGGTGAAGCACACGCCGGTGCCGGAGCCCTCCCCCATGTTGCCGAACACCATGGTCTGGACGTTGACGGCGGTGCCGATGTCGTTCGGGATGTGCTCGCGGCGGCGGTAGATGCGGGCGCGCTCGGTGTTCCAGGAGTTGAACACGGCCTCGACGGCGAGGTCGAGCTGCTCGCGCGGGTCCTGCGGGAAGTCGTTGCCGGTGGCCTCCTTGACGATC is part of the Trueperella abortisuis genome and harbors:
- the ppdK gene encoding pyruvate, phosphate dikinase — its product is MTKYVYDFTEGDKDQKDLLGGKGANLAEMTNLGLPVPPGFTITTEACRVYLGEGAAPEELDVQVTGAIREVEAKMGKHLGDPADPLLMSVRSGAKFSMPGMMETVLNIGLNDESVIGLAEQSGDERFAWDSYRRLVQMFGKTVLHIDGDPFGDALHALQAEKGYAGDPDMTTEDLKRLVVEFKAIVKEATGNDFPQDPREQLDLAVEAVFNSWNTERARIYRRREHIPNDIGTAVNVQTMVFGNMGEGSGTGVCFTRDPSTGHSGVYGDYLENAQGEDVVAGIRNTLPLSALGEIDKKSYDELLSIMDRLEIHYRDLCDIEFTVQRGKLWMLQTRVGKRTPAAAFRVADQLVDERLITRDEAVTRVTGDQLTSLLFPQFDKDAAKVTITRGMPASPGAAVGEIVMDNATAVARTQAGAKVVLVRRETNPEDLQGMVVSEGILTARGGKTSHAAVVARGMGRCCVVGADDLLVDEVAGTMKVKSTGKEFKVGDIIAIDGTTGEIFEGEVPVTDSPVTTYLAEGLEAGLAAAHTDDDKDLVGAVDRIMSHADEKRRMLVRANADSPEDAKRARAFGAQGIGLCRTEHMFLGSRRKLIEKMILAHDEQTQTAALAELLPYQREDFIGIFDAMDGLPVTVRLIDPPLHEFLPDLTDLSVKLAVKEAKGEEITDEERELLAAVKAHHEQNPMLGLRGVRLGLKIPGLIRLQVRAIAEAAAHLKKEGKDPKPEIMVPLIGGVRELQIVRDMAVEVIDEVSQETGVELSLPIGNMIELPRAAVSADTIATESDFFSFGTNDLTQTTWGFSRDDVEGTFFNEYFDYGVFGISPFESVDLGGVGALVDMGVQRGRHSKPNMKMGVCGEHGGDPNSIHFFEKVGLNYVSCSPFRVPVARLEAGRAAIDNESTYVRHFNDL